One genomic window of Paenisporosarcina antarctica includes the following:
- a CDS encoding ECF transporter S component, which yields MLKSWKLKEVVLMSVLAVVFAVVYLLFVHVGNIWAGIIGPIAYEWMYGIWFIVSIIAAYIIRKPGAALLSETMAAMIEVMIGNAVGPRLILSGIVQGLGAEAAFAATGYKRYNWWVLCLAGVGSAVFSFAYGFLVSGYSALEPSLLVLMFTLRVISGAVIAGLGGKYLSDGLLATGALRGYAISRETSNKHKIKGETIG from the coding sequence ATGTTGAAGTCATGGAAACTCAAAGAAGTCGTTTTAATGTCAGTACTTGCCGTTGTGTTCGCTGTTGTGTATTTACTATTTGTCCATGTCGGAAATATTTGGGCAGGTATAATTGGTCCGATTGCCTATGAATGGATGTACGGCATTTGGTTTATCGTCTCTATTATTGCTGCTTACATCATTCGAAAACCAGGTGCCGCTCTATTGTCGGAAACGATGGCCGCTATGATTGAAGTGATGATTGGCAATGCAGTTGGTCCGCGCTTGATTTTATCAGGTATTGTTCAAGGCTTAGGAGCAGAAGCTGCATTTGCAGCAACTGGTTATAAGCGCTATAACTGGTGGGTACTTTGTTTAGCTGGTGTCGGTTCCGCAGTCTTTAGCTTTGCATACGGCTTTTTAGTATCTGGCTACTCAGCTCTTGAACCTTCTTTGTTAGTTTTAATGTTTACGCTTCGTGTCATAAGTGGAGCTGTCATTGCAGGTTTAGGTGGCAAGTATTTATCGGACGGCTTACTCGCAACTGGTGCTCTTCGTGGATACGCGATTTCACGTGAAACATCTAACAAGCACAAAATAAAAGGTGAGACCATTGGTTAA
- a CDS encoding YkoF family thiamine/hydroxymethylpyrimidine-binding protein, with protein MTQEFSCGISPIVGLRFSLHPMADNFIEIIKGALHEADTSNVWMHTDDVSTVMRGKQIHVFDTVRAIVLHASKTGAHVAFNGTFSIGCPGDSAGDVFLEKDDTLLNEPQIREIKQYVSSQFALYPMNNPDYMSVIYKEVARAKEYGVFNDSMHYASGLHGDIHEVFAFLEEAFTHARSEQYKHLVMTVNMSINSPSHKGEA; from the coding sequence ATGACACAAGAGTTTAGTTGTGGAATCAGTCCAATTGTGGGGTTGCGATTTTCGCTTCATCCAATGGCAGATAATTTTATTGAGATTATTAAAGGGGCTTTGCACGAAGCGGATACATCGAATGTCTGGATGCATACCGACGACGTTAGTACAGTCATGCGTGGTAAGCAAATTCACGTCTTTGATACAGTGAGAGCCATAGTGTTACATGCATCGAAAACAGGTGCACATGTGGCATTTAACGGGACCTTTTCGATTGGTTGTCCTGGGGATTCTGCGGGAGATGTGTTTTTAGAGAAAGATGACACCTTGTTAAATGAACCACAAATTCGGGAGATCAAACAATATGTGTCATCCCAGTTTGCGCTCTATCCAATGAATAACCCCGACTATATGTCGGTCATTTATAAAGAAGTTGCTCGTGCAAAAGAATATGGTGTTTTTAATGACTCGATGCATTATGCGAGTGGACTCCATGGTGATATTCACGAAGTATTTGCGTTCCTAGAAGAAGCCTTTACACATGCTCGTTCAGAACAATATAAACACTTAGTGATGACTGTTAACATGAGCATCAATAGTCCTTCTCACAAAGGAGAGGCGTAG
- a CDS encoding GntR family transcriptional regulator: MFIEIEANSAMPIYLQLAQQIIEGVAKGSLKPGDSLPSVRAFAADLGMNMHTVNKAYHYLEDKEFIRIVQKKGVFIHENGVRKASELDRLRLIKELRPIVAEALCLQLSSAEIELLIKEISLDLKEEK; encoded by the coding sequence ATGTTTATTGAGATTGAAGCAAATTCGGCCATGCCGATTTATTTGCAATTGGCCCAACAAATTATTGAAGGTGTTGCGAAGGGTAGCTTGAAACCGGGCGATTCATTACCATCTGTTCGCGCATTTGCTGCAGACCTTGGCATGAATATGCATACCGTAAATAAAGCGTATCACTATTTAGAAGACAAGGAATTCATCCGAATTGTACAGAAAAAAGGCGTATTCATTCACGAAAATGGAGTTCGGAAAGCTTCTGAACTAGATCGTCTACGCTTGATAAAAGAATTACGTCCAATTGTTGCAGAAGCACTTTGTTTACAATTATCATCAGCAGAAATCGAGCTGTTAATAAAAGAAATTAGTTTAGACTTGAAGGAGGAAAAGTAA
- a CDS encoding DUF1648 domain-containing protein: MAAVMFMVILIFIIVIQAFLPKFLKDSEAFGIYIPDTHVKDKRLEQMKNRYTQLVLTSGIVILAIFIGWLWVFRPAEEPIVLAGMAAQLVALIFSMGLYAKNHIALANFKKDEKWTEGQSERKVVDLQFREQLKLLPNVYFVLPMLITLGLGILGLSQYDTLPNQIPTHWGPSGEADAFAEKTWISISALPFMTLILQGMMLFFNGAMKQSGAKIQVRHKKRSREQQLAFRKYSSWLLFVIAIAITLLMGYLQLTIIYPETMSSSVTLGFTLGFLVIILGSVLYYTVKVGQSGTRIAVLEQDVNSQDVIDTDDDQYWKFGLIYVNKNDPSILVEKRFGIGWTVNMGHKGSWIFLVLLFGSIFLIATLL; this comes from the coding sequence ATGGCTGCCGTCATGTTTATGGTCATTTTAATTTTCATAATTGTCATTCAAGCTTTCTTACCAAAGTTTTTAAAAGACAGTGAAGCATTTGGGATATACATTCCCGATACTCACGTCAAAGACAAACGACTAGAACAAATGAAAAATCGCTATACACAACTCGTTTTAACAAGTGGCATAGTGATTCTTGCGATTTTCATCGGTTGGCTTTGGGTGTTCCGTCCTGCTGAAGAGCCAATTGTCCTTGCTGGGATGGCTGCTCAACTAGTGGCATTAATTTTCTCAATGGGACTCTATGCAAAAAACCATATCGCCTTAGCCAATTTTAAGAAAGACGAAAAGTGGACTGAGGGCCAGAGTGAGCGAAAAGTGGTGGACCTACAATTTCGCGAACAACTTAAACTGCTACCAAATGTGTACTTTGTCTTGCCTATGTTAATAACTCTCGGTTTAGGGATTTTGGGGTTGAGCCAATACGATACGCTACCTAATCAGATTCCAACACATTGGGGACCAAGCGGCGAAGCAGATGCATTCGCAGAAAAAACTTGGATTTCGATAAGTGCTTTACCTTTCATGACACTTATTCTTCAAGGGATGATGCTATTTTTCAATGGAGCCATGAAACAATCGGGTGCGAAGATTCAGGTCCGACATAAGAAACGTTCGCGTGAGCAACAACTTGCTTTTAGGAAATATTCAAGTTGGTTATTATTTGTTATAGCGATTGCCATAACTTTGTTGATGGGCTATCTACAATTAACGATAATTTACCCCGAAACGATGTCTTCAAGTGTTACGTTAGGATTCACACTAGGCTTTTTAGTCATCATACTGGGATCCGTTCTGTATTACACCGTAAAAGTAGGACAGAGCGGTACAAGAATTGCGGTGTTGGAGCAAGACGTCAATTCACAAGATGTCATTGATACGGACGATGATCAATATTGGAAGTTTGGTTTAATTTATGTGAATAAAAATGATCCAAGTATTTTGGTCGAAAAGAGATTTGGGATTGGTTGGACTGTAAATATGGGGCATAAAGGCAGTTGGATTTTCCTTGTCTTATTATTTGGTAGTATTTTTTTGATAGCAACATTACTTTGA
- a CDS encoding PLD nuclease N-terminal domain-containing protein — protein sequence MDFLDNISWGLIAPIVIIQLLLVVIALIDLSKISQTNGPKWVWALVIIFINILGPIVYFIIGRKQS from the coding sequence ATGGATTTTCTGGACAACATTTCATGGGGGCTTATCGCACCAATAGTTATTATTCAACTGTTATTAGTAGTTATCGCACTTATTGATTTATCAAAAATATCTCAGACTAACGGGCCTAAGTGGGTTTGGGCATTAGTCATTATTTTCATTAATATTTTGGGGCCAATTGTTTACTTCATCATTGGGAGAAAACAATCATGA
- a CDS encoding ABC transporter ATP-binding protein, whose translation MTTFLEALNLTKTYGSEAAVNEVSFSLTDKSSTALIGPNGSGKTTTLSMLAGLLQPTSGVISLNGEEHADVRKSIGFLPQYPQFFSWLTALEFTEMAAKLSGMESRHAKLEAQKTLEFVGLGEALRKKTGTFSGGMKQRLGLAQAIVHKPKLLLLDEPVSALDPVGRREIMNLLKSLQQNMTILYSTHILNDAEEMTDQLLFLRKGELVEQGSLGDVRAKYDTPRYRVEFTSDQDALTFAARAPWKVSYQGRFGFINMTNELPEMKELLAYLANSGLDVRKVERQTSSLEEIFMKVAGHS comes from the coding sequence ATGACAACGTTTTTAGAAGCACTTAACTTAACGAAAACATATGGGTCAGAAGCGGCTGTGAATGAAGTGAGCTTTTCACTTACCGATAAATCATCGACTGCTTTAATCGGGCCTAATGGTTCAGGGAAAACGACGACCTTATCGATGTTAGCGGGATTATTACAGCCGACATCCGGTGTGATTTCATTAAATGGTGAAGAACATGCAGATGTTCGAAAAAGTATAGGATTTCTTCCACAATATCCTCAATTTTTCTCTTGGCTAACAGCGTTAGAGTTTACCGAAATGGCCGCGAAACTAAGTGGAATGGAGTCACGTCATGCAAAGCTGGAAGCACAAAAAACACTCGAATTTGTAGGGCTAGGGGAAGCGTTACGGAAAAAAACCGGTACTTTCTCAGGTGGGATGAAACAACGCCTTGGATTAGCACAGGCCATTGTGCATAAACCGAAATTATTATTGTTGGATGAACCCGTCTCCGCACTCGATCCAGTAGGAAGACGTGAAATAATGAATTTATTGAAAAGCTTACAACAAAACATGACGATTTTATATTCTACTCATATATTGAATGACGCTGAGGAGATGACGGATCAACTACTGTTTTTACGAAAAGGTGAATTAGTAGAACAAGGTTCTCTAGGAGATGTGAGAGCGAAGTATGATACACCACGTTATCGCGTGGAATTTACAAGTGACCAAGATGCGCTCACTTTTGCCGCAAGGGCTCCATGGAAAGTAAGTTACCAAGGGAGATTTGGCTTTATTAACATGACCAATGAATTGCCGGAGATGAAGGAACTGTTGGCTTATTTAGCTAATAGTGGGCTAGACGTTAGGAAAGTCGAGCGTCAAACTTCTAGCTTAGAAGAAATCTTTATGAAGGTGGCGGGACACTCATGA
- a CDS encoding ABC transporter permease subunit — MRDLLVLFQKEWRENTRNYKILWIPLIFIFFGITEPVTNYYLPQILEAVGNIPKDAMFPFPEFTPAQILMSTMGQYQFIGMLVIVLGFMGTISRERKDGTGTLIYVRPISFLSYFLSKWKVVGIIVLGSVWLGLLTSWYYTELLFGNVAAADFFAFAATYSVWIVFVVTVILAASAWLPTGGAAGVSLGLVLGVQIIDSLLGTYWTVSPWKLSTYATQWLTGSPDLTHFWLSIVVTILAVIAMVAFGVWMSKRNASKTKV, encoded by the coding sequence ATGAGAGATTTACTGGTTTTATTCCAAAAGGAGTGGCGTGAAAACACCCGTAACTATAAAATCTTATGGATTCCATTGATTTTCATTTTCTTCGGGATCACTGAACCGGTAACTAATTATTACTTGCCTCAAATATTAGAGGCAGTTGGAAATATTCCAAAAGACGCGATGTTCCCATTCCCTGAATTTACACCCGCACAAATTCTAATGTCTACAATGGGACAGTATCAATTTATCGGTATGTTGGTCATCGTTCTCGGCTTTATGGGGACGATTTCAAGAGAGAGAAAAGATGGAACCGGGACATTAATTTACGTTCGACCGATTTCGTTTTTGAGTTATTTCCTCAGTAAGTGGAAAGTTGTCGGCATTATAGTGTTAGGTAGTGTATGGCTCGGGTTATTGACGAGTTGGTATTACACGGAGCTATTGTTCGGAAATGTGGCTGCTGCCGATTTCTTTGCATTCGCTGCTACCTATAGTGTATGGATTGTATTCGTAGTGACTGTTATTTTAGCCGCGAGTGCCTGGTTACCAACAGGAGGCGCTGCTGGAGTATCGCTCGGATTGGTGTTGGGGGTTCAAATAATAGATTCCTTACTAGGGACTTATTGGACTGTGTCTCCATGGAAGCTATCAACCTATGCGACGCAGTGGTTGACAGGATCACCAGATTTAACTCATTTCTGGTTGAGCATTGTAGTAACGATTTTGGCAGTCATAGCGATGGTAGCCTTTGGCGTATGGATGTCAAAACGCAATGCATCTAAAACTAAAGTGTAA
- the yhfH gene encoding protein YhfH: MKTLEFYRNLPEKECRECGCKINEQHESYLYECEHCMNKHEE, from the coding sequence ATGAAAACTTTAGAATTTTACCGGAACTTGCCTGAAAAAGAATGTCGTGAATGTGGATGTAAAATTAATGAGCAACATGAATCATATTTATACGAATGTGAGCATTGTATGAATAAACATGAAGAGTAA
- a CDS encoding membrane lipoprotein lipid attachment site-containing protein — MKSLLFAILAMFMLTGCGTDNNGGAIGTQEEPSGQEREFVPESMTEDEKSDMSNTNK; from the coding sequence ATGAAATCTTTATTATTCGCTATTTTAGCTATGTTTATGCTTACAGGATGTGGAACTGATAATAATGGAGGTGCCATTGGTACTCAAGAGGAACCAAGTGGTCAAGAAAGAGAATTCGTACCAGAGTCAATGACGGAAGATGAAAAATCCGATATGTCAAATACAAATAAGTGA
- a CDS encoding HIT family protein — MEKVINCPFCHPENDSQQHIIFENKYCRYLQHPDHQTILEGSGLIVPKVHRQTVFDLTPEEWGATYELMQQVKTYADDNYAPDGYSLGWNVGEASNQSIPHAHFHILPRFEDEPFAGKGIRAWFKSEENRRPGR; from the coding sequence TTGGAGAAAGTAATAAATTGTCCTTTTTGTCATCCAGAAAATGATTCACAACAACACATCATATTTGAAAATAAGTATTGTCGTTATTTACAACATCCAGATCATCAAACCATTTTAGAAGGTAGTGGACTCATCGTTCCAAAAGTCCATCGCCAAACAGTGTTTGATTTAACTCCTGAAGAATGGGGAGCCACATACGAATTAATGCAACAAGTGAAAACATATGCCGACGACAATTATGCACCCGACGGCTATTCGCTAGGTTGGAATGTGGGGGAAGCTTCGAATCAATCAATCCCTCATGCTCATTTTCATATCCTTCCTCGTTTTGAAGACGAACCTTTTGCCGGAAAAGGAATTCGTGCATGGTTCAAATCAGAGGAAAATCGTAGACCAGGAAGATAA
- a CDS encoding CBS domain-containing protein, with amino-acid sequence MDSQEQTKFRNSDRFLTAFRRMEQSMKEIIGTTDRLSFHKLVDLSKRKNAIIRRYEEKLREYATLRNAIVHHKTSTEYAIAEPHDEIIEALELIGEAVARPVTVGEMFEKNVSILQAKDTLKDALLIIQEKQYLQIPVYNGKVFIGLFTSVGLMFWIANNVEKGDISWEITVESTLKHENKKENHLFVPREMSIFEAEEIFKESLANGRRLEALLISDQLGLVGIVTVLDLMKIKT; translated from the coding sequence ATGGATTCACAAGAGCAGACAAAGTTTAGAAACTCTGATCGCTTCTTAACGGCTTTTCGTCGAATGGAACAATCAATGAAAGAAATTATTGGAACTACCGATCGTTTATCATTTCATAAATTAGTTGATCTTTCTAAGCGTAAAAATGCAATCATCCGTAGATATGAAGAAAAATTACGTGAATATGCCACCCTGCGAAATGCGATAGTACATCATAAAACATCTACTGAATATGCAATTGCAGAACCTCATGATGAAATTATCGAAGCACTTGAATTAATTGGAGAGGCGGTAGCGAGGCCGGTTACAGTAGGTGAAATGTTTGAAAAAAACGTAAGCATCCTCCAAGCTAAAGATACGTTAAAGGACGCTTTACTAATTATTCAAGAAAAACAATATTTACAAATACCTGTGTATAATGGGAAAGTTTTTATTGGTTTATTTACATCAGTGGGACTTATGTTTTGGATTGCAAACAATGTCGAAAAAGGAGATATTTCCTGGGAAATAACAGTAGAATCTACACTTAAACATGAAAATAAAAAAGAGAATCATCTTTTCGTCCCCCGTGAAATGTCCATTTTCGAGGCTGAAGAAATATTTAAAGAATCGCTGGCTAATGGCAGAAGACTAGAAGCCTTGCTTATCTCTGACCAACTAGGTTTAGTAGGCATCGTCACAGTTTTGGATTTGATGAAAATTAAAACTTAG
- a CDS encoding VOC family protein, which translates to MLHHVEMNVSKLQKSREFYDLLLPKLGYTLSQEWEFGFSYNFDHTYLVFVQTVEKHLEPSYHRSETGLNHLAFHAQSREQVDEITSILEGQGTNILYKDRHPYASGKDVYAVFFEDPDRIKLEIVAPN; encoded by the coding sequence ATGTTACATCACGTAGAAATGAACGTTTCAAAATTACAGAAATCAAGAGAGTTTTATGATTTATTATTGCCGAAACTGGGCTATACACTGTCTCAAGAATGGGAATTTGGGTTTAGTTATAACTTCGATCATACATATTTAGTATTTGTTCAAACGGTCGAAAAGCACTTAGAGCCTAGCTATCATAGATCAGAAACGGGACTTAATCATCTGGCATTTCACGCACAATCACGTGAGCAAGTAGATGAAATCACTAGTATTTTAGAGGGTCAAGGAACGAATATTCTCTACAAAGACAGACACCCGTATGCATCAGGTAAGGATGTATATGCCGTTTTCTTCGAAGATCCAGATCGCATTAAATTGGAAATTGTAGCGCCTAATTAG
- a CDS encoding NAD(P)-dependent oxidoreductase, whose product MNITIFGATGRVGQEFLRRALEDGLRVTALVRTPSKLTLHENLTILRGDIREYASVNQAIEGADAVFSAIGTDKTTTLTEAIPLIIEAMKKENIKRIVTIGTAGILQSRSNPEEYRFQSTESKRRLTFAAEEHAKVYEQLAATNLEWTIVCPTYLPDGEATGQLRIERNFLPLDGVKISVGDTAFFAYKELLDPEFINSRVGLAY is encoded by the coding sequence ATGAATATTACGATATTCGGTGCAACAGGTAGAGTTGGACAAGAATTTTTACGTCGTGCACTCGAAGATGGGCTTCGCGTGACTGCACTAGTGCGTACACCATCAAAATTAACACTACATGAAAACTTAACCATCTTACGAGGAGATATTCGTGAGTATGCGTCTGTAAATCAAGCAATTGAAGGCGCAGATGCTGTATTTAGTGCAATTGGAACAGATAAAACAACGACATTAACTGAAGCAATTCCACTAATTATAGAAGCTATGAAAAAAGAAAACATTAAACGAATTGTCACAATCGGCACTGCAGGGATTTTGCAAAGTCGATCCAATCCTGAAGAATATCGATTCCAATCAACTGAATCTAAACGTCGTTTAACTTTTGCAGCAGAAGAGCACGCAAAAGTATACGAGCAATTAGCCGCTACGAATTTAGAGTGGACGATTGTGTGCCCTACATATTTACCAGACGGTGAAGCAACTGGACAGTTGAGAATAGAACGCAACTTCTTACCGTTGGATGGCGTTAAAATATCAGTCGGAGATACAGCATTTTTTGCTTACAAAGAATTGCTGGACCCGGAGTTTATCAATTCAAGAGTTGGTCTTGCGTATTAA
- a CDS encoding metallophosphoesterase: MFKKLVKYFLAIASLIVFLYVNNNWLTVSKYIVESSKIPASFDGYRIVQVSDLHDATFGENQQRLVNKIQQEKPDMIVITGDIIDSNRYDLQNSLDLIDQIIELAEVYYVTGNHEVATNDVDEIKEQLTARGVRVLSNETLPIERDGETISLTGIEDPLMGDVATDMIAASNVPSDAFTVLLAHRPEDFQSYVDAGIDVTLSGHAHGGQFRIPFVGGLVAPGQGYFPKFTAGIYEQDQSKLIVSRGLGNSIIPIRLFNLPEIVVVTLKSN, translated from the coding sequence ATGTTTAAAAAACTAGTAAAATACTTTCTTGCTATTGCAAGTTTGATTGTATTTTTGTACGTCAATAATAACTGGCTTACTGTCTCAAAATACATAGTTGAATCATCGAAAATCCCTGCTTCTTTTGACGGATATCGCATTGTACAAGTGTCTGATTTACATGATGCTACGTTTGGTGAAAACCAACAACGTTTAGTTAATAAAATTCAACAAGAGAAGCCAGATATGATTGTGATTACAGGAGATATAATCGATAGTAACCGCTATGATTTACAAAATAGTTTAGATCTCATTGATCAAATTATTGAATTAGCTGAAGTTTACTATGTAACTGGTAACCATGAAGTCGCTACAAATGATGTCGATGAAATTAAAGAACAATTAACAGCTCGTGGAGTTCGTGTTCTATCCAATGAAACACTTCCTATTGAACGAGACGGTGAGACCATTTCCTTGACTGGAATTGAAGACCCATTAATGGGAGACGTCGCTACAGATATGATTGCTGCTTCCAATGTACCGAGTGACGCGTTTACGGTACTCCTCGCGCATCGACCAGAAGATTTTCAATCTTACGTGGATGCTGGAATAGATGTAACATTGTCAGGTCATGCACATGGGGGACAGTTTCGAATCCCATTCGTTGGTGGGCTTGTTGCTCCGGGACAAGGCTATTTCCCGAAGTTTACAGCAGGCATTTATGAACAGGACCAGTCGAAACTTATTGTCAGCCGTGGCCTTGGAAACAGTATAATCCCAATTCGGTTATTCAACTTGCCTGAAATAGTAGTAGTGACGTTAAAGTCTAACTAA
- a CDS encoding GNAT family N-acetyltransferase, whose product MLKSIKLVPYDSIHQSAFEVYPLPPEQLKYTSLPLDLLTNDAQSKLPVTILAENMIVGFFVLDVSDDRYFYTDNPNSILFRGFSIHPDYQGQGIAKKALQALPTFIHKQFPQIDEVVLGVNVHNEPALHVYMKAGFIDEGRRHMGAKGQQFALHLHVSYPK is encoded by the coding sequence ATGCTAAAATCCATTAAACTTGTACCTTATGATTCAATTCACCAGTCAGCATTCGAAGTTTACCCATTACCACCAGAACAACTGAAATATACATCGCTTCCGTTAGATCTTCTTACTAACGATGCGCAATCTAAATTACCGGTCACAATTTTAGCAGAAAACATGATTGTAGGTTTTTTTGTGTTAGATGTCAGTGATGATCGCTACTTTTACACGGACAATCCAAACTCCATTTTATTTCGTGGATTTTCGATTCACCCAGATTATCAAGGACAAGGAATCGCAAAAAAAGCTCTTCAAGCCCTGCCAACTTTTATTCATAAACAATTTCCTCAAATTGATGAAGTAGTTCTTGGTGTGAATGTACATAACGAACCTGCTCTACATGTTTATATGAAAGCAGGTTTTATAGACGAAGGTCGTCGACACATGGGAGCTAAAGGTCAACAATTTGCTCTGCATTTACATGTATCATACCCGAAATAA
- a CDS encoding CsbD family protein, with the protein MTKDTGFSDKLKGGVNKTKGEVKDQVGNATDNNSLQAEGKIDKVKGNVQEKIGEAKERHTNK; encoded by the coding sequence ATGACAAAAGATACTGGATTTTCGGACAAACTTAAAGGCGGCGTAAATAAAACCAAAGGTGAAGTAAAAGATCAGGTCGGTAACGCGACAGATAATAACTCATTACAAGCTGAAGGTAAGATTGACAAAGTTAAAGGGAATGTACAAGAAAAAATTGGTGAAGCAAAAGAACGTCATACAAATAAATAA
- a CDS encoding sulfite exporter TauE/SafE family protein, which translates to MEYIWLVIIGLIANVLGTLAGGGGLISLPAMLVMGIPVHSAIGANKVSNTVSSLSSFIVIYKYKEVTVKEAMIMMPLCLGGGIAGGLVASVLTESTMTIIAVVLLSFALLTSFLGSSDFNGNRPLVVNKKNGVTLFGIGLYDGVFGPGSGTLMMYVLSHLGISYIRAVGLARIAIFSSCFGASITYIATGKIMWAVTIALLIGSVSGAQIGVHLARKLKKEYVKPLLRIVTVALLIQIIVSNI; encoded by the coding sequence ATGGAATACATTTGGTTAGTGATCATTGGGTTAATTGCCAATGTGCTCGGTACGCTCGCTGGTGGTGGAGGTTTGATTAGTTTACCTGCCATGCTAGTTATGGGAATTCCTGTTCATTCCGCCATCGGAGCAAATAAAGTCTCGAATACAGTCAGTTCATTATCCAGTTTTATCGTGATTTACAAATATAAAGAAGTGACTGTGAAAGAAGCAATGATTATGATGCCTTTGTGTCTTGGAGGGGGGATTGCAGGAGGATTAGTTGCATCTGTATTAACCGAGAGTACCATGACAATTATAGCAGTTGTGTTGCTTAGCTTCGCTTTACTGACTTCATTTTTAGGGTCGAGTGATTTTAATGGAAACCGACCTCTCGTGGTAAATAAAAAAAATGGGGTTACTCTATTTGGGATTGGCCTATACGATGGAGTTTTTGGACCAGGTTCAGGCACATTGATGATGTATGTGTTATCACATCTGGGTATTTCATACATACGAGCAGTTGGACTCGCACGAATTGCGATTTTTTCCAGCTGTTTTGGTGCATCCATTACTTACATAGCAACAGGGAAAATAATGTGGGCCGTGACGATTGCATTGTTAATAGGGTCCGTCAGTGGTGCACAAATCGGTGTTCATCTTGCGCGAAAGTTGAAAAAAGAATACGTAAAACCGTTGTTGCGCATAGTAACGGTCGCATTACTTATTCAAATTATCGTATCCAATATATAA